A part of Rhodoligotrophos appendicifer genomic DNA contains:
- a CDS encoding adenylate/guanylate cyclase domain-containing protein: protein MSTIDIERDVGSLDMELIEETAEWLMEQALKDHEIGTIVAGCCERLVDAGVPLLRSYFAFSTIHPLYRAVGYTWIRGSGITVDKYLHQPGGAKPEGYSGSPFAQMFKDQVTFIRRQLNKSTENEFTVFKDLIALGAVDYYAFLVPFQDVGEEDMRGMFGSWASDRIFTDAEMLALKRIQRRLAVACKMAVRTRLTTIVVKTYLGGQAGERVLSGQIKRGDGETINAAIWYADMRGSTRLADLLSRQDYIDTLNAYFDVVANAVIEAGGEVLSFIGDAVLAIFPINGSQGCDAALRAAIGARMDLMRKNEERVRQGLSELDCVIGLHMGDVMFGNVGVPERLTFSVFGAAVNEVARLEQLCKALGEPILASEEFKNCLEGCWRPMGEHMLHGFSNAIGVFAPEEHLFCQEWLGSAPSPLV from the coding sequence ATGAGCACTATCGACATCGAAAGAGACGTTGGCTCCCTAGATATGGAGCTGATCGAGGAGACCGCCGAGTGGCTGATGGAGCAGGCACTCAAGGACCATGAGATCGGCACGATCGTGGCCGGCTGCTGCGAAAGATTGGTGGATGCCGGCGTGCCGCTGCTGCGCAGCTACTTCGCGTTCTCCACCATCCACCCGCTCTATCGGGCGGTCGGCTATACCTGGATCAGGGGCTCGGGGATCACGGTCGACAAATATCTGCATCAGCCGGGCGGTGCGAAGCCGGAAGGCTATTCGGGCAGTCCCTTCGCGCAGATGTTCAAGGACCAAGTCACCTTCATCCGCCGCCAGCTGAACAAGAGCACCGAAAACGAGTTCACGGTCTTCAAGGACCTGATCGCCCTGGGAGCTGTCGATTATTACGCCTTCCTGGTCCCCTTCCAGGATGTGGGCGAAGAGGACATGCGCGGCATGTTCGGCTCCTGGGCGTCGGACAGGATCTTCACGGACGCCGAGATGCTGGCGTTGAAGCGCATCCAGCGGCGCCTGGCGGTGGCCTGCAAGATGGCGGTGCGGACCCGGCTCACCACCATCGTGGTGAAAACCTATCTCGGGGGGCAGGCCGGAGAGCGCGTGTTGTCCGGCCAGATCAAGCGCGGCGACGGCGAGACCATCAATGCAGCGATCTGGTATGCGGATATGCGCGGATCGACCCGGCTCGCCGATCTGCTGTCGCGGCAGGACTATATCGATACGCTGAACGCCTATTTCGACGTCGTCGCCAATGCGGTGATCGAGGCGGGCGGCGAGGTGCTCAGCTTCATCGGAGATGCCGTGCTGGCGATTTTCCCGATCAACGGCTCCCAGGGCTGCGATGCGGCCTTGCGGGCGGCGATCGGGGCGCGCATGGACCTCATGCGCAAGAACGAAGAGCGGGTCCGGCAGGGCCTGTCGGAACTGGACTGCGTCATCGGCCTGCATATGGGCGACGTCATGTTTGGCAATGTGGGCGTGCCGGAGCGGCTGACCTTCTCGGTGTTCGGTGCCGCCGTCAACGAAGTGGCACGGCTGGAGCAGCTGTGCAAAGCGCTGGGCGAACCCATTCTGGCGAGCGAGGAATTCAAGAATTGCCTGGAAGGCTGCTGGCGGCCCATGGGCGAGCATATGCTGCACGGCTTCTCCAATGCGATCGGGGTATTCGCGCCGGAAGAGCATCTGTTCTGCCAGGAATGGCTGGGAAGCGCGCCATCGCCTCTTGTTTGA
- a CDS encoding acetyl-CoA carboxylase biotin carboxylase subunit — translation MFSKILIANRGEIACRVIRTAKKMGIATVAVYSDADQRALHVREADEAVRVGPAAANQSYLVIDNIINACKETGAEAVHPGYGFLSENPAFARALRDAGIAFIGPNIKAIEAMGDKIESKRFADAAGVNTVPGYLGEIQLAEDAVGIADEIGYPVMIKASAGGGGKGMRIAHSRDEVKEGFELARAEAKASFGDERVFIEKFIVNPRHIEIQVLGDKHGHVIYLGERECSIQRRNQKVVEEAPSPFLDEATRKAMGEQAVALSKAVDYESAGTVEFIVDQDRNFYFLEMNTRLQVEHPVTELITGVDLVEQMIRVAAGEPLALAQEDVVLNGWAIESRVYAEDPYRNFMPSTGRLVRYRPPVEGTNDDGFVIRNDTGVFEGGEISIYYDPMIAKLCTWAPTRDQATEHMSQALDAFYIDGIQHNIPFVAAIMRHPRWQSGSLTTGFIAEEFPDGFQGAVPDAKTTLRMAAVATFLDHVENERKREISGQLRGLPVEFSRERTVQIGEEWHSFFVDDDDEGDTIFLRSRSGGLDIELTGEWQPGQAVWRGAIDGLPMTVQVRRVINGYRLFHGGIDVVTRVFTAREAQLAKLMPKKLPPDTSRMLICPMPGLVVSIAVEVGDEVKVGQAVCVVEAMKMQNVLRAERDASVKAINASPGATLSVGDVIMEFE, via the coding sequence ATGTTCAGCAAGATTCTGATCGCCAATCGTGGCGAAATTGCCTGCCGGGTTATCCGCACAGCCAAGAAGATGGGTATTGCAACCGTCGCCGTCTACTCCGACGCTGATCAGCGGGCGCTGCATGTGCGTGAAGCAGATGAAGCGGTGCGTGTCGGACCCGCCGCAGCGAACCAATCTTATCTGGTCATCGACAACATAATCAACGCCTGCAAGGAGACGGGCGCCGAGGCGGTTCATCCCGGTTACGGCTTCCTCTCGGAGAACCCCGCCTTCGCCCGGGCCCTGCGCGATGCCGGCATCGCCTTTATCGGCCCGAACATCAAGGCCATCGAGGCCATGGGCGACAAGATCGAATCGAAGCGCTTCGCCGATGCGGCAGGCGTGAACACCGTCCCCGGCTATCTCGGCGAGATCCAGCTGGCCGAGGATGCGGTCGGCATCGCCGACGAGATCGGGTATCCCGTCATGATCAAGGCCTCCGCCGGCGGCGGCGGCAAGGGCATGCGCATCGCCCATTCCCGCGATGAGGTGAAGGAGGGCTTCGAGCTTGCCCGTGCGGAAGCCAAGGCGAGCTTTGGCGACGAACGCGTCTTCATCGAGAAGTTCATCGTCAATCCCCGCCACATCGAGATCCAGGTCCTCGGTGACAAGCATGGCCATGTCATCTATCTGGGCGAGCGCGAATGCTCGATCCAGCGGCGCAATCAGAAGGTCGTCGAGGAGGCTCCCAGCCCCTTCCTCGATGAGGCCACCCGCAAGGCCATGGGCGAGCAGGCGGTGGCCCTGTCCAAGGCTGTCGATTACGAAAGCGCCGGCACCGTCGAGTTCATCGTCGACCAGGACCGCAATTTCTATTTTTTGGAGATGAACACCCGCCTCCAGGTCGAGCATCCCGTGACGGAGCTGATCACCGGCGTGGATCTCGTCGAGCAGATGATTCGCGTCGCGGCCGGCGAGCCCTTGGCGCTCGCGCAGGAGGACGTTGTCCTCAACGGCTGGGCCATCGAGAGCCGCGTCTATGCGGAAGATCCTTATCGCAACTTCATGCCGTCCACCGGTCGCCTGGTGCGCTACCGGCCGCCCGTCGAGGGCACCAATGACGACGGCTTCGTCATCCGCAACGATACCGGCGTCTTCGAGGGCGGCGAGATCTCGATCTATTATGATCCCATGATCGCCAAGCTCTGCACCTGGGCGCCCACCCGCGACCAGGCGACCGAGCACATGTCCCAGGCCCTGGACGCCTTCTATATCGACGGCATCCAGCACAATATTCCCTTCGTCGCCGCCATCATGCGCCATCCGCGCTGGCAGTCCGGGTCTCTCACGACCGGCTTTATCGCCGAGGAATTCCCGGACGGCTTCCAGGGCGCCGTGCCCGACGCCAAGACGACATTGCGCATGGCCGCGGTCGCAACCTTCCTCGACCATGTGGAAAACGAGCGCAAGCGTGAGATCTCCGGGCAGCTGCGCGGTCTCCCGGTCGAATTTTCCCGCGAGCGGACGGTGCAGATCGGCGAGGAATGGCATTCCTTCTTCGTCGACGACGACGACGAGGGTGACACGATATTTCTGCGCTCCCGCAGCGGCGGCCTGGACATCGAATTGACAGGCGAATGGCAGCCCGGCCAAGCGGTTTGGCGGGGCGCCATTGACGGCCTTCCCATGACCGTGCAGGTGCGCCGGGTGATTAACGGCTACCGCTTGTTCCATGGCGGCATCGATGTCGTCACCCGCGTCTTCACCGCCCGCGAGGCGCAGCTGGCCAAGCTGATGCCGAAGAAGCTTCCCCCCGATACCTCGCGCATGCTGATCTGCCCGATGCCGGGCCTCGTCGTCTCCATTGCCGTCGAGGTCGGTGACGAGGTGAAGGTGGGCCAGGCTGTGTGCGTCGTTGAGGCCATGAAGATGCAGAACGTCCTGCGCGCCGAACGCGATGCCTCCGTCAAGGCGATCAATGCAAGCCCCGGCGCGACCCTCTCCGTCGGTGACGTCATCATGGAGTTCGAATGA
- a CDS encoding RrF2 family transcriptional regulator, whose translation MISQKTKYALQAMIALARSEQGSVVNIADLAEARGIPQRFLEQILLVLKHNALVASRRGPRGGYILIKPASEITIGSIVRMIEGPIAPLPCLSKRAYRRCDDCRDEASCEIRRIFFEVHQATTNILDRVTLQDAISDGPLWHAAIAEAEPASALPATLPA comes from the coding sequence ATGATCTCTCAGAAGACAAAATATGCTCTGCAGGCGATGATCGCCCTCGCGCGGTCCGAGCAGGGCAGTGTGGTCAATATTGCCGATCTCGCCGAGGCCCGGGGGATTCCGCAGCGGTTCCTCGAACAGATCCTCCTGGTGTTGAAGCACAATGCCCTGGTGGCGAGCCGTCGTGGCCCCCGGGGCGGCTACATCCTGATCAAACCGGCCTCGGAGATCACCATCGGCTCCATCGTGCGCATGATCGAGGGCCCGATCGCGCCGCTTCCATGCCTGTCCAAACGCGCCTACCGGCGCTGCGACGACTGTCGTGACGAGGCCTCCTGCGAGATTCGCCGAATCTTCTTCGAGGTGCACCAGGCCACCACGAATATTCTCGATCGCGTCACCCTGCAGGACGCGATTTCGGATGGCCCCCTCTGGCACGCCGCCATCGCCGAGGCAGAACCGGCGTCGGCCTTGCCCGCCACGCTCCCCGCCTGA
- a CDS encoding sulfate ABC transporter substrate-binding protein: MAQSVSRRLLTRVAFLALPLVLAATLAQAANITLLNVSYDPTRELYKAYNSAFAKHWAEKTGDKVRVRVSHGGSGKQARTVIDGLDADVVTLALAADIDAIAKATQKLPADWQSKFPHNSAPYTSTIVFLVRKGNPKNIKDWDDLVKDGVAVITPNPKTSGGARWNYLAAWGYARDKYGSDEKARAFVQSLFRHVPVLDTGARGSTTTFAQRGIGDVLLAWENEAFLAINELGPEAFEIIVPSVSILAEPPVAVVPGNTDAKGTTAVATAYLDYLYSVEGQKIAAENYYRPVKTEGIDPALMKRFPEVKLFTIDDKFGGWAKAQEEHFSNGGIFDQIFKPGN, translated from the coding sequence ATGGCACAGTCAGTTTCGAGACGGCTTTTGACCCGCGTCGCATTCCTGGCGCTTCCGCTTGTTCTGGCGGCAACCCTGGCCCAGGCCGCCAATATCACGCTCTTGAACGTCTCATATGATCCCACCCGTGAGCTCTATAAGGCCTATAATTCCGCTTTCGCGAAGCATTGGGCGGAGAAGACCGGCGACAAGGTCAGGGTGAGGGTTTCTCACGGTGGCTCCGGCAAGCAGGCCCGCACGGTCATCGACGGTCTTGATGCCGATGTCGTGACCCTCGCGCTGGCCGCCGACATCGATGCCATTGCGAAGGCGACCCAGAAGCTCCCGGCCGACTGGCAGTCAAAGTTTCCCCATAACAGCGCGCCTTACACCTCGACCATCGTATTTCTGGTGAGGAAGGGAAATCCCAAGAACATCAAGGATTGGGATGATCTGGTGAAGGACGGCGTCGCGGTGATCACCCCCAATCCGAAGACCTCAGGCGGTGCACGGTGGAATTATCTCGCAGCCTGGGGTTATGCGCGCGACAAGTATGGCAGTGACGAGAAGGCGCGCGCATTCGTGCAGTCGCTGTTCCGGCATGTTCCCGTGCTCGATACCGGCGCGCGCGGCTCCACCACGACCTTCGCTCAGCGCGGCATCGGCGATGTGCTGCTGGCTTGGGAAAACGAAGCCTTTCTCGCCATCAACGAGTTGGGCCCCGAGGCCTTCGAAATCATTGTCCCCTCAGTATCGATCCTTGCGGAGCCACCGGTTGCCGTCGTTCCGGGCAATACGGATGCGAAGGGCACGACCGCCGTCGCGACGGCCTATCTCGATTATCTCTATTCGGTGGAGGGGCAGAAGATCGCCGCCGAGAACTATTATCGGCCCGTCAAAACGGAAGGTATTGATCCTGCGCTTATGAAGCGGTTCCCCGAGGTTAAGCTCTTCACGATCGATGATAAGTTCGGCGGCTGGGCGAAGGCGCAGGAGGAGCATTTCAGCAATGGCGGGATCTTCGATCAGATTTTCAAGCCAGGGAATTGA
- the cysT gene encoding sulfate ABC transporter permease subunit CysT, whose translation MTRGAAGQGIRFVKPSVLPGFGLALGFTLTYMGLIVLLPLAALVLKTASLGWGEIWAIITEARVLAALRLSFGTAFIAAALNAVFGLLVAWVLVRYRFPGRRLFDAVVDLPFALPTAVAGIALTALYAPNGWIGKLLEPLGLKVAYTPLGIVIALTFIGLPFVVRTVQPVLEDLDRETEEASATLGARRHQTLARVVLPTLLPALLTGFALAFARAVGEYGSVIFIAGNIPYVSEIAPLLIAIKLEEFDYAGATAIATAMLALSFTILLVLNLIQAYGRRRYGHD comes from the coding sequence GTGACGCGGGGGGCGGCAGGGCAGGGCATCCGGTTTGTGAAGCCGAGTGTGCTGCCGGGCTTCGGCTTGGCCCTTGGCTTCACGCTCACCTATATGGGCCTGATCGTGCTGCTGCCCTTGGCGGCATTGGTGCTGAAAACCGCATCCCTCGGCTGGGGTGAGATCTGGGCCATCATCACCGAGGCGCGGGTCCTCGCGGCCCTGCGCCTGAGTTTCGGAACCGCCTTCATTGCCGCCGCCCTCAATGCCGTCTTCGGGCTGCTGGTGGCTTGGGTCTTGGTCCGCTACCGCTTTCCCGGGCGGAGGCTGTTTGATGCCGTTGTTGACCTGCCTTTCGCTCTTCCCACGGCGGTGGCTGGCATCGCCCTCACGGCCCTCTATGCGCCCAATGGCTGGATCGGCAAGCTGCTTGAGCCCTTGGGGCTGAAGGTGGCCTATACCCCCCTCGGCATCGTCATTGCGCTCACCTTTATCGGCTTGCCCTTCGTCGTGCGCACGGTCCAGCCGGTGCTCGAGGATCTCGATCGTGAGACGGAGGAGGCCTCCGCGACCCTCGGCGCCAGGCGCCATCAGACCCTGGCCAGGGTCGTCCTGCCGACGCTGCTGCCGGCCTTGCTGACCGGTTTTGCTCTCGCCTTCGCCCGCGCCGTGGGCGAATATGGCTCCGTGATCTTCATCGCCGGCAACATTCCCTACGTCTCGGAAATCGCGCCCCTGCTGATCGCCATCAAGCTTGAGGAATTCGATTATGCCGGCGCGACCGCCATCGCGACGGCGATGCTCGCGCTCTCCTTCACGATCCTGCTGGTCCTCAATCTGATCCAGGCCTATGGACGCAGGAGATACGGCCATGACTGA
- the cysW gene encoding sulfate ABC transporter permease subunit CysW yields the protein MTDAAVPRNRPSVTQEPVLVRILAITVALAFLSLFLLMPLILVFAEALREGMGAYVDAILDPDALAAIRLTLLVAAIAVPANLILGLAASWAVAKFEFKGKSLLTTLIDLPFSVSPVISGLIYVLLFSAHGYFGPWLKSHGVEIIFAVPGIVLATIFVTFPFVARELIPLMQEQGKQDEEAALSLGASGWQTFLYITLPNAKWALLYGVLLCNARAMGEFGAVSVVSGHIRGETNTMPLQVEILYNEYAFTSAFAVASLLALLALVTLAIKTFLEWRYAGEMAASTRLD from the coding sequence ATGACTGATGCCGCAGTTCCGCGCAACCGGCCCTCCGTTACCCAGGAACCGGTCCTTGTCCGCATCCTGGCCATCACCGTGGCCCTGGCTTTCCTCAGCCTCTTCCTGCTGATGCCGCTGATCCTCGTTTTCGCCGAGGCCTTGCGCGAAGGCATGGGCGCCTATGTCGACGCCATCCTCGACCCCGATGCCCTCGCTGCCATTCGTCTCACGCTGTTGGTGGCGGCGATTGCAGTCCCCGCCAATTTGATCCTCGGCCTGGCCGCCTCCTGGGCGGTGGCTAAGTTCGAGTTCAAGGGCAAGAGCCTGCTCACGACCTTGATCGATCTCCCCTTCTCCGTGTCGCCCGTGATCTCCGGCCTGATCTATGTCCTGCTGTTCAGCGCTCATGGCTATTTCGGCCCCTGGCTCAAATCCCACGGTGTCGAAATCATCTTCGCGGTACCGGGGATCGTGCTGGCGACGATCTTCGTGACGTTTCCCTTCGTCGCCCGCGAACTCATCCCGCTGATGCAGGAGCAAGGCAAACAGGATGAGGAGGCGGCCCTCTCCCTGGGCGCCAGCGGATGGCAGACCTTCCTCTACATCACTCTGCCCAATGCCAAATGGGCGCTGCTCTACGGCGTCCTGCTCTGCAACGCCCGCGCCATGGGTGAGTTCGGCGCCGTCTCCGTCGTCTCGGGCCATATTCGCGGCGAGACGAACACGATGCCCTTGCAAGTCGAGATCCTCTACAATGAATATGCGTTCACCAGTGCTTTCGCCGTCGCCTCGTTGCTGGCTTTGCTGGCGCTGGTGACATTGGCCATCAAGACCTTTCTCGAATGGCGTTACGCCGGCGAGATGGCCGCCTCGACGCGGCTCGATTGA
- a CDS encoding sulfate/molybdate ABC transporter ATP-binding protein, which yields MEVNVEGVSKAFGDTAALHDVSLAIKPGELIALLGPSGSGKTTLLRILGGLDEPSAGRVMFGPEDALKLSVQERNVGFVFQQYALFRHMTVLQNVTFGLKVRPSATRPSKAEIRQRALDLIKLIQLEGLDGRYPSQLSGGQRQRVALARALAIQPRILLLDEPFGALDAKVRKELRRWLRELHQHTGHTTVFVTHDQEEALELADRVVVMNRGRIEQVGTPDEIYDRPATPFVVGFIGEASRFDIHVDRSRAFLFERPVSLPSIPEADGRYVVFVRPQDILLGPRAAGDIPGIVRALRRHGAVRRVEIGVADGSSVIEADCAGREDIRTGQQVGLTFRNVAIFPA from the coding sequence ATCGAGGTCAATGTCGAGGGCGTCAGCAAGGCCTTCGGCGACACCGCCGCCCTTCATGACGTCTCCCTCGCCATCAAGCCGGGCGAGTTGATCGCCCTTCTGGGGCCCTCGGGTTCGGGCAAGACGACGCTTCTGCGCATCCTGGGCGGGCTTGACGAGCCCAGTGCCGGCCGCGTCATGTTCGGCCCGGAGGATGCGCTGAAACTCTCCGTCCAGGAGCGCAATGTCGGCTTCGTCTTCCAGCAATACGCGCTTTTCCGCCACATGACCGTGCTCCAGAACGTGACCTTCGGATTGAAGGTCCGGCCCAGCGCCACCCGGCCGTCCAAGGCGGAGATCCGCCAGCGGGCCCTCGATCTGATCAAGCTCATCCAGCTCGAGGGTCTGGACGGTCGCTATCCCTCGCAGCTGTCCGGCGGCCAACGGCAGCGGGTGGCCCTCGCCAGGGCTCTGGCGATCCAGCCGCGGATCCTTCTGTTGGATGAGCCCTTCGGCGCCCTCGACGCGAAGGTGCGCAAGGAGCTGCGGCGCTGGCTGCGCGAGCTCCACCAGCACACCGGCCACACGACCGTCTTCGTCACCCATGATCAGGAGGAGGCCCTCGAGCTCGCGGACCGGGTCGTGGTCATGAACAGGGGCAGGATCGAGCAGGTGGGCACTCCCGACGAGATCTATGACCGTCCGGCGACGCCCTTCGTGGTGGGCTTCATTGGCGAGGCCAGCCGCTTCGACATCCATGTCGACCGCTCTCGCGCCTTTCTCTTCGAGCGCCCTGTCAGCCTCCCCTCAATCCCCGAGGCCGATGGCCGCTATGTCGTCTTCGTCCGCCCCCAGGACATCCTCCTGGGTCCCCGCGCGGCCGGCGACATCCCGGGGATCGTCCGCGCCCTGCGCCGCCATGGCGCCGTACGGCGGGTCGAGATCGGCGTTGCCGACGGGTCCTCCGTCATCGAGGCCGACTGCGCTGGCCGGGAGGACATCCGCACCGGCCAGCAGGTCGGGCTCACCTTCCGCAACGTCGCCATCTTCCCCGCCTGA
- a CDS encoding DUF805 domain-containing protein, giving the protein MAVDWKFLFLSYEGRINRALWWLGLICTVLLSGLGVIVFGHDSVLAWLWNLILLYPSLCIYIKRCHDRDQSGWWVLLLLVPVVGFLWALINLGIMQGTRGPNRFGPDPLGRVI; this is encoded by the coding sequence ATGGCGGTCGACTGGAAGTTTTTGTTTCTCAGCTACGAGGGCCGCATCAACCGGGCGCTGTGGTGGCTCGGTCTGATTTGCACCGTCCTGCTCTCCGGCCTCGGCGTCATAGTCTTCGGCCATGACAGCGTGCTGGCCTGGCTCTGGAACCTGATCCTGCTCTATCCCTCGCTCTGCATCTATATCAAGCGCTGCCATGACCGCGACCAGTCCGGATGGTGGGTCCTGCTGCTGTTGGTGCCGGTGGTCGGCTTTCTCTGGGCGCTGATCAATCTTGGCATCATGCAGGGCACGCGAGGGCCGAACCGCTTCGGGCCCGACCCTCTTGGGCGTGTGATCTAA
- a CDS encoding type 1 glutamine amidotransferase domain-containing protein, whose product MHDLSGKRVLIVATNGFEQSELEVPRDLLKEKGATVHVASLDGAKITGWDKKDWGREVPVDTSVKDIKADDYDAIVLPGGQINPDLLRVEATVIDLIKAFDTQKKVIAAICHGPWLLIEAGLVKGRNATSYKSIKTDMINAGAHWADKEVVTDQGIITSRNPGDLEAFSNKIAEEILEGRHERRQAAE is encoded by the coding sequence ATGCATGATCTGTCAGGCAAGCGGGTGCTGATCGTCGCCACCAACGGCTTCGAGCAATCTGAGCTTGAAGTGCCGCGCGACCTGCTCAAGGAGAAGGGCGCGACCGTCCATGTCGCCTCGCTGGACGGCGCAAAAATCACCGGCTGGGACAAGAAGGACTGGGGCCGCGAAGTCCCCGTCGACACCTCCGTCAAGGACATCAAGGCGGATGACTATGATGCGATCGTCCTGCCCGGCGGCCAGATCAATCCCGACCTGCTGCGGGTCGAAGCCACCGTGATCGATCTCATCAAGGCGTTCGACACGCAGAAGAAGGTGATCGCCGCCATCTGCCATGGCCCCTGGCTGCTGATCGAAGCGGGGCTGGTCAAAGGCCGCAACGCCACATCGTACAAATCGATCAAGACCGACATGATCAATGCCGGCGCCCACTGGGCCGACAAGGAGGTGGTGACCGACCAGGGGATCATCACCAGCCGCAATCCAGGCGATCTCGAGGCGTTCTCGAACAAGATCGCGGAGGAGATCCTCGAAGGACGGCATGAACGGCGGCAGGCTGCCGAGTAG